The proteins below are encoded in one region of Pontibacter deserti:
- a CDS encoding Ig-like domain-containing protein has product MQPFYKGRLLPFLVLFFGMWYSNAAAQDCKPEITTPEGTALCNGASILLQSSAAATYTWSTGETTSSIKVTKPGTYWVKTVTEDGCEATSETITIAGAPDASIKDPEYPELNFTYCSYSSSSSSFRFTLNIENTSTTKETNKEYHINWGDGKTSTFGKDFDRTTHTYTAGGGYDIVVTVVGENGCSTSTTKRMFVGSNPGLGISSDGNNTQCAPATYRFKITGVEGNSPETVYTFQFDDGTPAITYKHNELPADRYIEHTFNESSKDTEFGFTLTGYAKNPCSSSRATFSGIRISKGPEADFAVGNGTSLCVNQPVNLQNLTKSGYDATNNTETYQSEWTIEPATGWRFVSGTTATSKSPKIVFTLPGKYKLTLTAKSLDTSLSCGSSSKEQEIIVNEPPKANFTLLPSSSDNCTPTIFKTQNTSAGDGVVYKWEVSPATGWAFAVGSTATSENPEFNFTKAGDYTIKLTATNECAPASIKEEKITIRSKPVVTLPANKVYCGPQTIAFTADNAAHKPTYDAQSGSITGYKWTVTGDHATEFVSGSSTSANPSIKFTEAGLYIISVVAINECGESAPATQQIRIDALPEVKATVATPALCLGASTTISVTGADTYTWAPSESLSASTGSTVTAKPTKTTTYTITGKNTATGCTSTTTVTVVVNEPPKVEVTANVAEICEGQGQAILTATGADRYTWSPATGLSATTGANVTATPTQTTTYTVTGFDEETGCSTTKQITVKVNLLPIVSAGADITVCNKPVATRLIGSPAGGTWSGEHVTVDGTFTPPTQTGIYTLTYTYTDLKGCSNYSTMKVTVNEAPVADAGQDITVCLNSGSFALKASPAGGIWSGSQHVSANGTFTPADAGTFTLTYTYGTGSCETKDQVVVTVNELPTAPKVATAETLCPGFGTTLQVQNPVGKLAWYDAATGGKLLGEGPTLETPALTTTTTYYVETTIEGGCTSVRTPVKVTVRPATPAPTVAPVTLCGPGSGATLVAQGNATIYQWFDVATGGTKLFEGRSFSIASVNESKTYYVQAVIEGCISPRTAATITVLDVISNNTVKEVAEICAGQTPALLQGSTPTGGDNSYTYYWESSTQSATTGFSRVAGATAKDYQPGALSISTWFRRVAVSASCSHVSEPVKVSVTPVIANNTVSKDAIYCVGTEADQLNGSEPTGGNKTYTYLWEMSTTGENGNYTAVTGINNEQNYSPGAVAQTTWFRRKVTSGTCLVNISQPVKIMIYKPIINNTITGEQTVCANAIPQVLTGSQPENGNGTYTYRWLMSTDGTEFVPATSQNNGINYAVGALTKTTWFKREVTGGPCGASISNTIKIHVNPAITNNIISKDQVICFGTEAAILTGNQPTGGDGNYTYRWMASTTGADGAYKPASGVNNQPTYTPGKVAATTWYKREVLSATCVDVSPAIEVTVVPLPVAPAVAPVTICEGTKATLTVAAAGNYNWYTSATATTPVFNGRSFVTPELSLTTTYYVETVNANGCGSSDRTAVTVTVNKNITNNTLVAPTAAICAGQTPAILKGTRPEGGNALSYTYRWEKKTEGVDADFKVITNATSEAYQPTALTKTTWFRRVVVSGPCFENVSEAVKVEVLPALENNTLAAAEAICEGETPKLLIGSAPTGGNSTYTYSWAYSENGTSFTIIPNSNVKDYQPGKLTKTTWFKRTVVSGPCAQIESAPVQVVVNPAIVANTLTATQTIVCENEKPGIINGSRHAGGISTYTYLWEMSTDGVNYTTAAGVNSNQSYQPAALTQTTWFRRKVTSGKCFDYSAAIKIDVNPVIADNTITEEQAICVGSAPAILKGSAPTGGNGNYTYEWQYATTNTPAAFNPVAENGRSADYQPGALFTTTYFRRVVTSGACSHVSNVVKVTVSPQITKNTITVDQTIYAGQRPAPLTGSLPAGGNSAYTYLWEVSTDGRTYTTATGLNDGKNYSPGVLNADTWYRRRVYSGGCESISNPVKITITKGISNNNIQADQVICFGNTPKPLKGSTPEGGEGDYIYQWQYKTAEPGSTWVSAKGTSNGIDYAPPALTQDTWFRRVVISGQRSDNSQEIMITVKPAMSNNKISTNQTICYASAPSTLTGSMPAGGSGSYTYLWEYSTDGPDKGFTTAPGANNGQSYTPVPLTQKTWFRRIVTSESCDRLISNAVEISINPQPAAPTAQKAIVCAGNSTTLTATGKGGKLEWYASASEGLLLGTGSTFKTPALTHTTTYYVQEVSLSCASERKAVTVTVTEPSADAGPDKTIIKGRSTPLEATGGDTYTWSPAIGLSNPNIANPVATPETTTTYTVTITTAGGCVFTDEVTVTVLPFVEVPNTFTPNRDGINDTWEIANLKKYPNCKVQVFNQWGTMVFQSNGYQSPWDGRFNGQELPLATYYYIIQLEPGEKPLSGSITIVK; this is encoded by the coding sequence ATGCAGCCATTTTATAAAGGCAGATTATTGCCATTCCTTGTCCTGTTTTTCGGGATGTGGTATAGCAATGCTGCTGCCCAGGATTGTAAGCCTGAAATAACTACACCAGAAGGAACAGCACTTTGTAATGGTGCGAGCATATTGTTGCAATCATCTGCAGCTGCCACTTATACCTGGTCTACAGGCGAGACAACTTCCAGCATTAAAGTAACCAAGCCCGGCACTTACTGGGTAAAGACTGTAACAGAAGATGGCTGCGAGGCTACTTCTGAAACTATAACCATAGCCGGCGCCCCGGATGCCAGTATCAAAGACCCGGAATATCCCGAGCTTAACTTCACCTATTGCAGCTACTCCAGCAGTTCGTCCAGCTTTAGGTTCACGCTCAACATCGAGAATACCTCTACCACAAAAGAAACAAATAAAGAATATCACATTAACTGGGGTGATGGCAAAACCAGCACCTTCGGCAAAGACTTTGACAGGACAACCCACACCTACACAGCAGGCGGAGGCTATGATATAGTAGTAACTGTAGTTGGTGAAAATGGCTGCTCAACCAGCACTACAAAACGAATGTTTGTGGGCAGTAACCCTGGTTTAGGTATCTCCAGTGACGGCAACAACACCCAATGCGCCCCTGCTACTTATCGCTTTAAAATTACCGGCGTAGAGGGTAACTCTCCTGAAACAGTTTATACTTTCCAGTTTGATGATGGCACCCCGGCTATAACATACAAGCATAATGAACTGCCAGCCGACCGTTACATCGAACACACCTTCAACGAATCATCGAAAGACACCGAATTTGGTTTTACTCTAACCGGTTACGCCAAAAACCCATGTAGCTCTTCGCGTGCTACCTTCTCAGGTATTCGTATTTCAAAAGGTCCTGAAGCCGATTTTGCTGTGGGTAATGGCACCTCGCTGTGTGTTAACCAACCTGTAAACCTGCAGAACCTGACCAAGAGCGGTTACGATGCAACAAACAATACAGAAACTTACCAGAGCGAGTGGACGATTGAACCTGCTACCGGCTGGCGTTTTGTTTCGGGTACAACAGCTACATCAAAAAGCCCTAAAATAGTATTTACACTACCTGGCAAATATAAGCTTACCTTAACAGCAAAATCGCTGGATACCAGCCTTTCGTGCGGTTCGAGTTCTAAAGAACAGGAAATTATAGTTAATGAGCCTCCAAAGGCAAATTTCACGCTTCTACCTTCCTCTTCTGACAACTGTACACCAACTATTTTCAAGACCCAAAATACATCAGCAGGTGACGGTGTTGTTTACAAATGGGAAGTTTCTCCTGCAACTGGCTGGGCGTTTGCTGTTGGCTCTACTGCAACTTCCGAAAACCCTGAGTTTAACTTTACAAAAGCCGGCGATTATACTATAAAACTGACAGCTACAAACGAGTGTGCCCCGGCAAGTATAAAAGAAGAAAAGATAACTATACGTAGTAAGCCTGTTGTTACGCTACCTGCAAACAAGGTATACTGCGGTCCGCAAACTATAGCTTTTACTGCTGATAACGCAGCTCATAAACCTACTTATGATGCCCAGTCCGGAAGTATAACCGGTTATAAATGGACAGTAACCGGTGATCATGCTACCGAATTTGTATCAGGAAGCAGCACATCGGCTAACCCTAGTATAAAGTTTACTGAAGCAGGTTTATATATTATTAGCGTTGTGGCGATAAACGAATGTGGTGAATCGGCACCAGCTACACAGCAGATAAGGATTGATGCTTTACCAGAAGTGAAAGCAACCGTTGCTACTCCTGCGCTTTGCCTTGGTGCAAGCACAACAATTAGTGTAACGGGTGCTGATACATACACCTGGGCTCCTTCTGAAAGCTTAAGCGCTTCAACGGGTAGTACCGTTACTGCAAAACCAACTAAAACCACAACCTATACTATCACCGGCAAGAACACTGCAACAGGCTGTACCAGCACAACCACTGTTACTGTAGTGGTAAATGAGCCGCCTAAAGTTGAAGTGACAGCTAATGTTGCTGAAATATGCGAGGGTCAGGGCCAGGCTATACTTACTGCCACTGGTGCCGACCGTTATACATGGTCTCCGGCAACAGGCCTTAGCGCTACAACCGGTGCAAACGTAACGGCTACACCAACTCAGACTACTACTTACACCGTTACAGGCTTTGATGAGGAAACTGGCTGCAGCACTACAAAGCAGATAACTGTTAAAGTTAATCTGTTACCTATAGTAAGTGCAGGTGCTGATATAACAGTTTGTAACAAACCAGTTGCTACCAGGCTTATCGGTAGCCCGGCTGGTGGTACCTGGAGCGGCGAGCACGTAACTGTAGATGGCACCTTCACCCCTCCTACTCAAACAGGTATTTATACTTTAACTTATACTTACACCGACCTGAAAGGCTGCAGCAACTATAGCACCATGAAGGTTACGGTAAACGAAGCACCTGTTGCTGATGCCGGACAAGACATCACTGTTTGCTTAAACAGTGGAAGCTTTGCCCTGAAAGCCAGCCCGGCTGGTGGCATCTGGAGCGGGTCGCAGCACGTATCAGCAAACGGTACATTTACGCCGGCTGATGCAGGCACATTTACGTTAACCTATACTTATGGCACAGGCAGCTGCGAGACTAAAGATCAGGTTGTAGTTACTGTTAACGAATTACCAACTGCACCTAAAGTAGCTACTGCAGAGACACTTTGCCCTGGCTTTGGCACAACACTGCAGGTACAGAACCCGGTTGGTAAACTGGCCTGGTACGATGCTGCCACTGGCGGAAAACTTCTAGGCGAAGGTCCTACATTAGAGACACCAGCACTAACTACTACCACTACCTATTATGTAGAAACAACTATAGAAGGTGGCTGTACCAGCGTACGTACGCCTGTAAAAGTTACGGTACGCCCGGCTACACCAGCTCCAACAGTAGCTCCTGTTACACTTTGTGGCCCGGGCAGCGGCGCTACACTTGTTGCACAGGGCAATGCCACTATTTACCAGTGGTTTGATGTGGCTACTGGCGGTACAAAGCTATTCGAAGGCCGCTCATTCAGTATTGCATCTGTAAACGAGAGCAAAACATACTATGTGCAGGCTGTTATAGAAGGTTGTATCAGCCCGCGAACAGCAGCAACTATAACAGTATTGGATGTTATCAGCAATAATACTGTAAAAGAGGTAGCGGAGATCTGCGCCGGACAAACACCTGCGTTATTACAAGGCTCTACTCCTACCGGTGGTGATAACAGCTATACTTACTATTGGGAAAGCAGCACACAGTCGGCAACAACTGGTTTCAGCAGAGTGGCGGGAGCTACTGCCAAAGATTACCAGCCTGGTGCGCTTTCTATCTCTACCTGGTTCCGCAGAGTGGCCGTTTCAGCATCGTGTTCGCACGTGTCTGAGCCGGTTAAGGTTAGCGTTACACCTGTTATTGCCAACAATACAGTATCTAAAGATGCAATTTACTGTGTAGGAACGGAAGCAGATCAGTTGAACGGAAGCGAACCTACAGGCGGTAATAAAACTTATACTTACCTGTGGGAAATGAGTACTACCGGCGAGAACGGTAACTATACGGCAGTCACAGGCATCAACAACGAGCAAAACTATAGCCCGGGCGCTGTAGCTCAAACTACATGGTTCCGCAGAAAAGTTACCTCAGGTACCTGCCTGGTAAATATTAGTCAGCCTGTCAAGATCATGATCTATAAACCGATCATTAACAACACCATTACAGGCGAGCAGACAGTTTGTGCCAATGCTATTCCGCAGGTATTGACAGGCAGCCAGCCGGAAAATGGTAACGGCACTTATACTTACCGTTGGTTAATGAGCACAGATGGTACTGAGTTCGTACCGGCTACAAGCCAGAACAATGGTATTAACTATGCAGTTGGAGCACTTACTAAAACTACCTGGTTCAAGCGTGAAGTGACAGGCGGACCTTGCGGTGCCAGCATCAGCAATACCATCAAGATCCATGTAAACCCGGCAATCACTAACAACATCATCTCTAAAGACCAGGTGATCTGTTTCGGTACGGAGGCAGCTATACTTACAGGCAACCAACCAACAGGCGGCGATGGTAATTATACTTACCGTTGGATGGCCAGCACAACAGGTGCCGATGGCGCTTACAAGCCAGCATCTGGTGTAAACAACCAGCCAACCTATACGCCGGGCAAAGTAGCAGCTACCACCTGGTATAAGCGCGAAGTATTATCAGCTACGTGCGTGGATGTATCTCCTGCTATCGAAGTAACGGTTGTTCCGCTTCCGGTTGCACCAGCAGTTGCTCCGGTTACTATTTGCGAGGGTACTAAAGCGACACTTACTGTTGCAGCTGCGGGTAACTATAACTGGTATACTTCTGCTACTGCCACAACTCCGGTATTTAATGGCCGCAGTTTTGTAACACCGGAATTGAGCCTGACAACTACTTATTATGTAGAAACTGTAAATGCCAATGGTTGCGGAAGCTCTGATCGAACAGCAGTAACAGTAACTGTAAACAAGAATATCACAAACAATACTCTGGTAGCACCAACAGCAGCAATCTGTGCCGGCCAGACACCAGCTATACTTAAAGGTACCCGTCCGGAAGGTGGTAATGCGCTTAGCTATACTTACCGCTGGGAAAAGAAAACCGAAGGTGTAGATGCCGACTTTAAAGTTATTACCAATGCTACTTCAGAGGCTTACCAGCCTACTGCGCTAACTAAAACTACGTGGTTCCGTCGTGTAGTTGTTTCAGGACCTTGCTTTGAGAATGTGAGTGAAGCGGTAAAAGTAGAAGTATTGCCGGCACTGGAAAATAACACTCTGGCTGCTGCAGAAGCAATCTGTGAAGGCGAAACACCAAAACTTCTAATAGGCTCTGCTCCAACAGGTGGCAACAGTACTTATACTTATAGTTGGGCCTATAGCGAAAACGGCACTTCGTTTACAATAATCCCGAACAGCAACGTGAAGGATTACCAGCCAGGTAAACTGACAAAAACTACATGGTTTAAGCGTACGGTTGTATCAGGTCCTTGTGCGCAGATAGAAAGTGCTCCGGTGCAGGTTGTAGTTAATCCGGCTATAGTTGCCAACACCCTTACGGCAACACAAACTATAGTTTGTGAAAACGAAAAGCCAGGTATCATCAACGGTTCCAGGCATGCTGGTGGCATCAGCACTTATACATACCTATGGGAGATGAGTACCGATGGCGTAAACTATACAACTGCAGCCGGTGTGAACAGCAACCAATCGTACCAGCCTGCTGCCTTAACACAAACTACATGGTTCCGTCGCAAGGTAACATCCGGCAAATGCTTCGATTATTCAGCAGCTATTAAGATTGATGTTAACCCGGTAATTGCAGATAATACCATTACAGAAGAACAAGCGATTTGTGTGGGCTCTGCTCCAGCTATACTTAAAGGTTCAGCGCCAACAGGTGGCAACGGCAACTATACCTACGAGTGGCAATACGCAACTACCAATACGCCTGCTGCCTTTAACCCGGTTGCTGAGAACGGCAGAAGTGCAGATTATCAGCCAGGTGCACTATTCACGACAACTTACTTCAGAAGAGTTGTTACCTCAGGTGCATGCTCGCATGTATCGAATGTGGTGAAAGTTACAGTATCTCCGCAGATAACTAAGAACACAATCACAGTTGATCAGACGATTTATGCAGGTCAGCGCCCGGCACCGTTAACCGGCTCGTTACCAGCAGGTGGTAATAGTGCTTATACTTACCTGTGGGAGGTTAGTACGGATGGAAGAACCTACACAACTGCTACCGGCCTGAACGATGGTAAAAACTATTCGCCGGGAGTGCTGAACGCCGATACCTGGTACAGAAGACGTGTATATTCCGGTGGTTGCGAAAGCATCTCAAATCCGGTTAAGATCACAATCACAAAAGGTATTTCGAATAACAACATTCAGGCCGACCAAGTGATCTGCTTCGGCAATACGCCAAAACCACTGAAAGGCTCTACTCCGGAAGGTGGCGAAGGAGACTACATTTACCAGTGGCAGTATAAGACCGCTGAGCCGGGCTCAACTTGGGTATCTGCAAAAGGAACAAGCAATGGCATTGACTATGCACCGCCAGCACTTACGCAGGATACATGGTTCCGCAGAGTTGTCATTTCAGGTCAGCGTTCAGATAACAGCCAGGAAATAATGATCACGGTGAAGCCAGCCATGAGCAACAACAAGATCAGCACTAACCAGACGATCTGTTATGCTTCAGCGCCATCTACCTTAACAGGCTCTATGCCAGCAGGTGGAAGCGGCAGCTATACTTACCTGTGGGAATACAGCACCGATGGCCCGGACAAAGGTTTTACTACCGCACCGGGAGCAAACAATGGCCAGAGCTACACGCCAGTGCCTCTAACCCAGAAAACCTGGTTCAGAAGAATTGTAACTTCTGAGTCTTGTGACAGATTGATAAGTAATGCTGTGGAAATAAGTATAAACCCGCAGCCTGCAGCACCAACAGCACAAAAAGCTATAGTTTGCGCAGGCAACAGCACTACTTTAACAGCAACTGGTAAAGGCGGAAAACTGGAGTGGTATGCTTCGGCCAGCGAAGGTTTACTGCTAGGAACAGGCAGCACCTTTAAAACGCCGGCACTTACACATACTACCACTTATTATGTGCAGGAAGTATCCCTTTCATGTGCCAGTGA
- a CDS encoding undecaprenyl-phosphate glucose phosphotransferase, with translation MNKYQHYYSFNRIILLILDVALIALAFNLSNLFRYGTVALDHQYSVFFVLFALVWWIVSGFSNFVFRIDGFFSIGKKLANLINAFVLHAFILASCIVIFNLEEISRLLLLYTYISTALLIGFSRLMFMQLSRYFTKSDMAYSRFVVVGSGQAAINLYHTFSNDENPGTKFMGFFDDEADVNSPYYNLVKGSENDLQEYCLQHGIDEIYYTKPLNNKEQVDELTAFCDDNFVYFRIVPDFSAIVQKDVNLYFYHNIPMISVRKEPLEQVTNRAIKRVFDIAFSLAVILLIFPIVLPVIALLIRLESKGPIFFKQLRPGKKNRLFVCYKFRTMFVNTQTELQATKNDPRITRIGRILRKTNLDELPQFFNVLLGDMSVVGPRPNLVSQLDHYSKVISKYKMRHFVTPGITGYAQVSGYRGETKEVHLMEKRVEYDVKYMENWSFMMDMKIIFLTVWNMIKGEKNAY, from the coding sequence ATGAATAAATATCAGCATTACTATAGTTTCAACAGGATTATTTTGTTGATTCTGGATGTAGCCCTAATAGCCCTTGCATTTAACTTATCAAATCTTTTCAGGTACGGTACAGTAGCATTAGATCATCAGTACAGCGTGTTTTTTGTATTGTTTGCTTTGGTATGGTGGATCGTTTCCGGCTTTTCAAACTTTGTATTCCGCATTGATGGTTTCTTTTCAATTGGTAAAAAGCTGGCTAACCTGATTAATGCCTTTGTATTACATGCCTTTATACTTGCAAGCTGTATTGTAATCTTCAACCTGGAAGAAATTTCGCGCCTTTTACTGCTGTATACTTACATCTCAACTGCGCTGCTAATTGGTTTCAGCCGGTTAATGTTTATGCAGTTAAGCCGTTACTTTACTAAATCAGACATGGCTTACTCTCGCTTTGTGGTAGTAGGCAGTGGCCAGGCAGCTATAAACCTGTACCATACTTTCAGTAATGATGAAAACCCAGGTACAAAGTTTATGGGCTTCTTTGATGATGAAGCAGATGTAAACAGCCCATATTATAACCTGGTAAAAGGTTCGGAGAATGATCTTCAGGAGTATTGCCTGCAGCACGGTATTGACGAAATATACTACACAAAACCGCTTAACAACAAAGAGCAGGTAGATGAACTGACAGCTTTCTGCGACGATAACTTTGTATACTTCCGTATAGTGCCTGATTTCAGTGCCATCGTGCAGAAGGATGTAAACTTATACTTCTATCATAACATCCCGATGATAAGTGTGCGCAAAGAGCCGCTGGAGCAGGTTACAAACCGTGCTATTAAGCGTGTATTCGATATTGCCTTTTCACTGGCTGTTATCCTGCTGATTTTCCCGATCGTGTTGCCGGTTATTGCACTCCTTATCAGGTTAGAATCAAAAGGCCCGATCTTCTTTAAACAGTTGCGTCCGGGTAAAAAGAACAGGCTGTTCGTATGCTATAAGTTCCGTACGATGTTCGTGAACACGCAAACCGAACTACAAGCCACTAAAAACGATCCGCGTATTACCAGAATTGGCCGTATCCTGCGCAAAACAAATTTAGATGAACTGCCACAGTTCTTTAACGTACTGCTAGGCGACATGTCAGTTGTTGGGCCGCGTCCGAACCTGGTATCACAGCTGGATCATTATTCAAAAGTTATATCAAAGTATAAAATGCGCCATTTCGTAACGCCAGGTATTACCGGTTACGCACAGGTTAGCGGCTACCGAGGCGAGACCAAGGAAGTGCACCTGATGGAGAAGCGCGTAGAGTACGATGTAAAATATATGGAGAACTGGAGTTTTATGATGGACATGAAAATTATTTTCCTGACCGTTTGGAATATGATTAAAGGTGAGAAAAATGCTTACTAA
- a CDS encoding WecB/TagA/CpsF family glycosyltransferase has product MLTNDTYTSPAVTPPLQLKRRLLTADITAGSFKNFVEQVFWLSEHKKSSYVCFANVHMLVEAYKDRDFNNILNNADVATPDGGPLSKLMKMLYGQQQDRVAGMDLLPALLQQAAARGKSVYFYGSTDDVLEAVVETAKKKHPKLKIAGYYSPPFRKLTYIEDTAIVNMINDANPDLVFVALGCPKQERWMAEHKGKVNACMLGVGQAYMTFAGLEKRLPKWARDLSLEWVYRLWQEPKRLWKRYLVTNSLFVALALKLVVQRMVGKSSVQESITG; this is encoded by the coding sequence ATGCTTACTAATGATACCTATACTTCGCCTGCCGTTACACCACCCTTACAATTAAAGCGCAGGTTACTTACAGCTGATATTACGGCTGGCTCTTTTAAAAACTTTGTTGAGCAGGTGTTCTGGCTTAGTGAACACAAAAAGTCGAGCTATGTTTGTTTTGCCAACGTGCACATGCTGGTAGAAGCCTACAAAGACCGAGACTTTAACAACATACTTAATAACGCGGATGTGGCTACCCCAGATGGTGGTCCCCTTTCCAAGCTTATGAAAATGCTATATGGGCAGCAGCAGGACCGAGTGGCAGGTATGGACCTGTTGCCGGCACTTCTGCAGCAGGCCGCAGCCCGTGGTAAATCGGTATACTTTTATGGCTCTACTGATGATGTGCTGGAGGCAGTAGTAGAAACAGCAAAGAAAAAGCACCCAAAGCTCAAAATAGCTGGTTATTACTCACCACCTTTCCGTAAACTGACATACATTGAAGACACAGCTATCGTAAACATGATAAATGATGCGAATCCTGATCTGGTGTTTGTAGCCTTAGGTTGCCCGAAGCAGGAACGATGGATGGCAGAGCACAAAGGTAAAGTTAATGCCTGTATGTTGGGCGTTGGCCAGGCTTATATGACTTTTGCAGGCTTGGAGAAACGCTTGCCGAAATGGGCGCGTGATTTATCGCTGGAGTGGGTATACAGGCTGTGGCAGGAGCCAAAGCGCCTCTGGAAACGCTACCTGGTTACCAACAGCCTGTTTGTTGCTCTTGCTTTAAAGCTGGTTGTGCAGCGTATGGTAGGCAAAAGCTCCGTACAGGAATCTATTACCGGATAA
- the rfbF gene encoding glucose-1-phosphate cytidylyltransferase translates to MKAVILAGGYGTRISEESGIRPKPMVEIGGKPILWHIMKIYSYYGINEFVICCGYKGHMIKEYFSNYCLHNSDVTFDMRKNSMEVHRNNTESWKVTLVDTGEGTMTGGRLKRVKEYVGNETFCLTYGDGVSDVDIAASIEYHKAQGTLATLTAVQQPGRFGAFNLSSDATKINQFQEKPTGGDMPWINGGFFVLEPGVFDYIEDDNTTWEREPMEQLAKEGELAAYRHTGFWQPMDTLRDKHVLEELWQKNQAPWNVWQKLLSNAIN, encoded by the coding sequence ATGAAAGCAGTTATACTTGCAGGCGGTTACGGAACCCGGATCAGCGAAGAAAGCGGCATCAGACCAAAACCAATGGTGGAAATAGGCGGCAAACCGATCCTGTGGCACATCATGAAAATCTACTCTTACTATGGCATAAATGAGTTCGTGATCTGCTGCGGCTACAAAGGCCATATGATCAAAGAATACTTCTCAAACTACTGCCTGCACAACTCCGATGTAACATTTGACATGCGCAAGAATAGCATGGAAGTGCATCGTAACAACACTGAATCGTGGAAAGTAACGCTGGTTGATACCGGTGAAGGTACCATGACTGGTGGCCGCTTGAAGCGTGTGAAAGAATATGTTGGTAACGAAACCTTCTGCCTGACCTATGGCGATGGCGTGAGCGACGTGGATATTGCCGCATCCATTGAATATCATAAAGCTCAAGGAACACTGGCTACACTTACAGCTGTACAGCAGCCAGGCCGTTTCGGTGCTTTCAACCTGTCATCAGATGCAACCAAGATCAACCAGTTCCAGGAGAAGCCGACAGGTGGCGATATGCCATGGATAAACGGTGGTTTCTTTGTACTGGAGCCAGGTGTATTCGATTATATTGAAGACGATAACACCACTTGGGAGCGTGAGCCAATGGAGCAGTTAGCCAAAGAAGGTGAACTTGCAGCATACCGCCACACTGGTTTCTGGCAGCCAATGGATACCCTGCGCGACAAGCATGTGCTGGAAGAGCTATGGCAGAAAAACCAGGCGCCATGGAATGTATGGCAAAAGTTGCTTTCTAACGCTATAAACTAA
- a CDS encoding NAD-dependent epimerase/dehydratase family protein: MKILITGNMGYVGPGVVSQLRATYPEAILVGYDMAYFATSLTNAPFLPESKLDQQLFGDVRTMPAEVLEGVDAVVHLAAISNDPMGTKFEEVTLDVNYRSTIRIAEMAKAAGVKNYVFASSCSMYGAASEQAKTEDSELNPLTAYARSKVASEKELAPLAGDGFTVTCLRFATACGMSDRLRLDLVLNDFVAGAISTGKITILSDGSPWRPLIHVKDMARAIEWAITRTPENGGEFLAVNAGSNKWNYQVKELAQAVAEVIPGTEVSVNLEAAPDKRSYRVNFDLFKTLAPNHQPQVSLKQAIQELRDGLTQMGFKDGDFRNSLLMRLKVLTSLQETNAINEQLQWLRESKKVAKETELEIA; this comes from the coding sequence ATGAAGATATTAATAACCGGAAATATGGGTTATGTGGGCCCTGGCGTAGTTAGCCAGTTGCGCGCTACGTATCCTGAAGCTATACTTGTGGGCTATGATATGGCCTATTTCGCAACCAGCCTTACAAACGCTCCATTCCTGCCGGAAAGCAAACTGGACCAGCAACTGTTTGGCGATGTGCGTACGATGCCTGCCGAAGTACTGGAAGGCGTGGATGCTGTAGTGCATTTAGCTGCTATCTCTAATGACCCGATGGGCACCAAATTCGAAGAAGTAACACTGGATGTGAACTATAGATCAACTATACGCATCGCTGAGATGGCGAAAGCTGCCGGTGTAAAGAACTATGTTTTTGCCTCGAGCTGCAGCATGTATGGTGCCGCTTCAGAGCAAGCTAAAACAGAGGATTCCGAACTAAACCCGTTAACAGCCTATGCCCGCTCTAAAGTAGCATCTGAGAAAGAACTTGCTCCATTAGCTGGTGATGGCTTTACCGTGACTTGTCTGCGTTTTGCAACTGCCTGCGGCATGAGCGACCGCCTGCGTCTGGACCTGGTACTAAACGACTTTGTTGCCGGTGCAATATCTACTGGCAAGATAACTATACTTAGTGATGGCAGCCCTTGGCGTCCATTAATCCACGTGAAAGACATGGCGCGTGCTATTGAATGGGCAATCACCAGAACTCCTGAAAATGGCGGTGAATTCCTGGCAGTAAATGCGGGCAGCAACAAGTGGAACTACCAGGTAAAAGAACTGGCACAAGCTGTAGCAGAAGTTATACCTGGCACAGAGGTATCTGTAAACTTAGAAGCAGCTCCTGATAAACGTTCTTACCGCGTAAACTTCGACCTGTTCAAAACACTGGCTCCAAACCACCAACCGCAGGTATCGCTGAAACAGGCTATACAGGAACTGCGCGATGGCTTGACCCAGATGGGCTTTAAAGATGGCGATTTCCGTAACTCCCTGCTGATGCGCCTGAAAGTACTGACTAGCCTGCAGGAAACCAATGCCATTAACGAGCAATTGCAGTGGCTTCGTGAGTCAAAAAAAGTAGCTAAGGAAACTGAATTAGAGATCGCTTAA